CGGTGACATCACACAACGCTGCCCGGTGACATCACACAGCGCTGCCCGCTGACTTCACACAACGCTGCCCGGTGACATCACACAGCGCTGCCCGGTGACATCACACAGTGCTGTCCGGTGACATCACACAGCGCTGCCCGGTGACATCACACAGCGCTGCCCGGTGACATCACACAACGCTGCCCGGTGACATCACACAGTGCTGCCCGGTGACATCACACAACGCTGCCCGGTGACTTCACACAACGCTGCCCGGTGACATCACACAGTGCTTCCCGGTGACATCACACAGTGCTCACCCAGTGACATCACACAGTGCTGCCCGGTGACATCACACAACGCTGCCCGGTGACATCACACAACGCTACCCGGTGACATCACACAGTGCTGCCCAGTGACATCACACAGTGCTGCCCAGTGACATCATGAGGTTGTAACACATTGTGAATGGTGGATTGTGGGCGGGATCAGCATTCATGACATCACACGGAGGACCTTGATGGTTGACACAATATGGCGGTCAGGTTGAAGGCCCAGTATGGTGAGCCACAAAGAGGCGACTGAGGGACAGCAAGACGTAAACAAATATCTCTCTTTATTACATCCAGAATATTGGGGAAATTCAGCAGAATCTGTGGAACGTTAAACAAGCAGAGTGCCCTAACTGCATCGAGATCATTCTGTCACTGCCAAGGCCCATCAGTTAGAACTGatcttgtcaatcaccaaagatgtACTTACACCTGTTGTAGCAGTTACAAATCTAAGAAGTTAAGTGCTTATTTAATTTGTTGGTCAAAAGTGAGATTTCTTTCAAAAAGCTTTTCATAAATGTATCTTTTTATCTGTAAGGACCTCTATACCAGCCTACTGAAGGACCTCTGCAGATATACTGACCAGTGCCAGCCTACTGACCAGTGCCAGCCTACTGAAGTCCTGTCAACTCTCTCAACAGGTCGCAGGTTTTCTTATCCTTGACCTCAAACAGTTTCTTGATGCGCTTATCGTTCAAGGTCCTGACAAAACTGTGGGGTTGGAGGACGGCCATCCCATTGTGCACATCGCCCATGACGATGAGAGGACCATCTTCTGTGGTCATGTTGGGGCACGGGCAATTCCAGTCCATGTTGAGGAGCGTGATCTCCAGAACCTCGCTACCAAAGAACTGAAGCCCCATCTTCTCATCCTTCAGGACCCTGTCGACAGTGAATAGAGCACGGCCAGAGTCCGTCTCCTCGGTCAGCTCAGTCATGCGGCCGACGATGACATAGTCACTCTTGCAATAGCTGGTCACTATCTTGAACCGTGGCTTGCAGACTTTGCACTGCTGGCTCCTGGGGTAAGGGCAGATCTCCTCGCAGGTCTCCCGGCTTTCAAAATTGTTCTCATTCCCGCCACACCCGCCGTAGATGAAGGACTGGCACTGCTTCCTCAGGCTGTTGTAGGCCCAGCGCGGGTCCCAGAGTTTGCAGGGGCCCTGGAGGGCAGGCAGATTGCAGATATTGACAGGCTCATTCATGCAGGTGGACATGCACGCCTCGTAGGTCTCAAAGTGGTTCATGTTGCCGTCACACCTGCCGTAGTTGAACGTGAAGCAGTTATTTTTCTTGGGGTCGTAATACCAGCGGATCTGAGGCTCCCCACAGCTCTCTCGGTCAGGCTGCTTCACGCACTCCGTGGCTGGCACCTGAGTAGCGTTGGCAGAGCTCTGCCTGACCAGGGCCTCTCGCTTGATGACGGACAAGGGGAAGTTTGCCCTCAAGAAACCGCCAGGATTCCTGGCAGTGCAAGTGTAGATCCCAGCATCTTGGAGCTGAGCGTTGTAGATAACCAGCTGCCCGATGTTGGTGACAACCACGTTGCCGTTGACGTGGTTGGGCCTCATGATGATGTTCTCCCTGCCATCCAGCTCCTTCTCCCAAGTGATCTCTGGCCGCGGTCTCCCGCTCACGTCGCACAGAAAGCTGACTGTGCCGCCCACATACATGGACTGGTGGACGGGGTTGGAGAGCAGAGCTGGCAACACCACGTCCGGAGAGGTGGTGGGTGAATCGGCAGTGGTAGGGTGGGCAGTGGTCTCCAGTGGCAGGGGGCTTGTGTTTGGCCAGGTGAGGTGGTAGGTGCAGGTGACCACGGTCAGAGTGATGCCCTTCGTACACGCCTCGGCATCCATGTAGCACTTGTTGTAGTAGGTCAGCCCGTCGGAGGCACAGGTGAAGTGTGGCTCCTTCTCACACCTGTCCTTGCATTTACACACAGGCTGCCCGTCCCATATATCGCACTCGGAGCCCTGCTGGATGCACATGAAGCGGTCACATGTGGCTCCTCGGGGCATGCCTACGGGCCCTTTCCTCCCTTTAATGGCCATGTACCTGGCAGCAACGCAGCTCTTCAACCCACACACGTTGGGGCAACATTTCTCAAACGTCTCGCagtcctgagggagaggaggggacaAAGGTTTATGATAAAACAGCAGGCtttcaacaacaaattgcattcacaCAGCGCCTGCAAGGTCACAAAGGCCTCCCGAGGGTTTGACACCGAGCTGTGAGTGTTCCCAACAGGCCCTCGATccccgggactgggggggggggggacaggccctcgatccccgggactgggggggggggggggacaggccctcgatccccgggactggggggggggggggacaggcccTCGATCCCCGggactgggagggggtggggggacagGCCCTCGATccccgggactggggggggggggggacaggccctcgatccccgggactgggggggggggggggacaggccctcgatccccgggactggggggggggggggacaggcccTCGATCCCCGggactgggagggggtggggggacagGCCCTCGATccccgggactggggggggggacagGCCCTCGATccccgggactgggggggggggacaggccCTCGATCCCcgggactgggagggggggggacaggccCTCGATCCCcgggactgggagggggggggggacaggccctcgatccccgggactggggggggggggggaacaggcccTCAATCCCcgggactgggagggggggggacaggccCTCGATCCCcgggactgggagggggggggggacaggccCTCAATCCCcgggactgggaggggggggggccacAGGCCCTCAATccccgggactgggggggggggggaacaggctctcgatccccgggactggggggggggggggaacaggccctcgatccccgggactgggggggggggggaacaggccctcaatccccgggactggggggggggaacaggccctcgatccccgggactggggggggggggaaacaggccCTCAATccccgggactggggggggggggggggaacaggccctcaatccccgggactggggggggggacagGCCCTCGATccccgggactggggggggggggacggacacCAGGGGAGCCCAGCCCCTCCCTCACAATTGGACGTGCTAATATCCTGACCCTTCACATTGACTTGTGTGACACCGACTGAGATCAATCTGTTCCCCACAGCCACCCCGACCCTTGACCCTGACCCTTACCTACTGTCGCGAAACAAAGTCAATTCGGTGCTAAATGGTGAAagttgctaaataaatgcaagttatagaatcatagaaaaattgtgacacagaaggaggccattcggcccatcgtgtccgtaccggccgaccaagagctatccagcctaatcccactttcccgctctgggtccgtcgccctgtaggttacggcacttcaggtgcacatccaaatactttttaaatgtggtgagggtttctgcctctaccgccctttcaggccgtgagttccccagacccccaccaccttctgggggaagaaatgtcccctcatctcccctctaaacctccccccaattactttaaatctatgccccctggttattgatccctctgctcaagggaaacagatccttcctatccactctatccaggcccttcatcattttatacacctcaatcagctctcccctcagcctcctctgctccaaagaaaacaatcccagcctatccaatctttcctcatggccaaaattctccagtcctggcaacattctggtaaatcctctctgcaccctctccagtgcaatcacgtccttcctgtaatgtggtgaccagacctgcacgcagtactccagctgtggcctaaccagtgttttatacagttcaagcatatcccCCCTCGTCCTTCCGTTCTTTCGTTCTGTCAGCAGGAATGGGCCAATCCTGCACTGCCGATGGTTTGGATCATCCAACATGCACATTCCCACTGGTCAATCCCTCCCGACATAAAGCGGTCAGACTCAAACCCGTCCTGCAAAATACACCGGAACAATCGTCAATGGCATCTGACTGACCTGAAACCCAGCAGCTGCTGTACAAACACCCGATAATGTCTATGCCGGCTAACCGGGGGGTCAGAATAACACTGGCTGTGGGTTACTGGCTCCAGATACACTCTGACCTCTCAATCTCATAGCTCATCGGCAGAACACAATCAGCTGACAGCAAACAGTGGGCCGACAGACagcatgaacttgcatttatatagcgccttttacaacttcAGCAGATtctaaactgctttacagccaatgaagtacgttttggagtgtagtcactgttgtaatgtgggaaatgcagcagccaatttgtgcacagcaagctcccacacacagcaaggtgagaatgaccagataatctgttttagtgattttggttgagggataaatattggcccagtcccttccagtcacctgtcactttaactctccgctccattcccactctgacctctctgtcctcgcccCCCCTACACTGTTCCGATGGAGCTCAGCGTTAACtcaaggagcagcacctcatcttttgtccaGGAACTTTacggccttctggactcaacatcgagttaaaCACTTTCAGACCAGAGCTCCTGCCCACATTTCTCCAAtgccagctgttgatgattctaccgttcccatttacaccccctctGGACCCAGCTTTTGTTCCTGGTCCCATTACCGCCTCCCTTTACctcgcatcatcatcccttttgttccttcccccctccccgcctctgtatttgctaaaaacctgttacatcgctaaccttttccagttctgaggaaaagtcttcgacctgaaatgttaactgtttctcactccacagaagctgcccgacctgctgagtgtttgcagcattttctgtttttattcctgacTTTATACTCTATCCTTCTAGttctaaagcccaggatcccatacactttattaactgctttattaacctgtcctgccaccttcagtgatttgagcacatatacccccagctctctctattcatgcaccccctttagaatcataccctttagtttatattgtctctcctcatcctTCCAAAAAATgtctcactttgcacttttctgcatttaaTTCCGTCTGTCCCgtgtccgcccatcccaccagcctgcctgtgtcctcttgaagtctatcactatcttcgaCACTGTTTTGTACAGTTTCAAGTTTTAAGTTatctgcaaatttcgaaattgtgctctgtacacacccaagtccaagtcattaacgtATATCAAAAACGGTACTGGTCCTTgcgctgacccttggggaacaaacACCACTCCCTCCAGTCCCAGCAACagtcattcaccacaactctctgctttctgtctcttag
Above is a window of Pristiophorus japonicus isolate sPriJap1 chromosome 16, sPriJap1.hap1, whole genome shotgun sequence DNA encoding:
- the wfikkn2a gene encoding WAP, Kazal, immunoglobulin, Kunitz and NTR domain-containing protein 2, yielding MAIKGRKGPVGMPRGATCDRFMCIQQGSECDIWDGQPVCKCKDRCEKEPHFTCASDGLTYYNKCYMDAEACTKGITLTVVTCTYHLTWPNTSPLPLETTAHPTTADSPTTSPDVVLPALLSNPVHQSMYVGGTVSFLCDVSGRPRPEITWEKELDGRENIIMRPNHVNGNVVVTNIGQLVIYNAQLQDAGIYTCTARNPGGFLRANFPLSVIKREALVRQSSANATQVPATECVKQPDRESCGEPQIRWYYDPKKNNCFTFNYGRCDGNMNHFETYEACMSTCMNEPVNICNLPALQGPCKLWDPRWAYNSLRKQCQSFIYGGCGGNENNFESRETCEEICPYPRSQQCKVCKPRFKIVTSYCKSDYVIVGRMTELTEETDSGRALFTVDRVLKDEKMGLQFFGSEVLEITLLNMDWNCPCPNMTTEDGPLIVMGDVHNGMAVLQPHSFVRTLNDKRIKKLFEVKDKKTCDLLRELTGLQ